In Paenibacillus hexagrammi, the following are encoded in one genomic region:
- a CDS encoding phytoene desaturase family protein: MIQNTQNSNWDVVIIGAGIAGLTASIYLARAGRRVLVLEKGDQWGGRAVSTELAASRVNLGAHALNKSALPILQEVGVIPAGASPKPFNSLTFTEANGGFKELPLSQCLLGSFLKWQEKLQLMRFYSSLKKIDTSALNELSFQTYIDNQLDSPRVRSIVHALVRLSTYSHDPELLSAGAAIEQLKLGQVLYIHGGWQALVNSLIEQAHRAGVVIQKSSPVREITGSYPQMNVGLKDGMQITTRHVLSTAGPKDTMAMLQPALTSAEAEAYNKLIPVRAACLDLVVSGMPLPKKNFVLGVDEPWYYSNHSAASSLSDHPGYSVVHVMKYLSSSTPSEPKQDELELEGFLDRIQPGWRKHVIQQRFLPRMLVSHGIVTAASGGLSGRPGPAVEGRPGLYVAGDWVGSTGMLLQASLASAKEAAQTMLR; encoded by the coding sequence ATGATACAGAATACACAAAATTCTAACTGGGATGTTGTCATTATCGGAGCCGGGATTGCCGGATTAACGGCCTCCATTTATTTAGCGAGGGCTGGCCGTCGGGTGCTCGTACTGGAGAAAGGAGACCAGTGGGGTGGGCGGGCCGTTTCGACGGAATTAGCGGCCTCTCGCGTCAATTTAGGTGCTCATGCACTTAATAAGAGTGCCCTCCCCATTCTACAAGAGGTTGGCGTCATACCTGCCGGCGCGTCTCCTAAGCCATTTAACTCGCTCACATTTACAGAAGCTAACGGCGGATTTAAGGAGCTGCCGCTTAGCCAGTGCCTTTTAGGATCATTTTTGAAATGGCAGGAGAAGCTTCAGCTCATGCGCTTCTACAGCAGCTTAAAGAAAATCGACACCTCGGCTTTGAACGAGCTCAGTTTCCAAACCTATATAGATAATCAGCTAGATAGCCCGCGAGTTCGGAGTATCGTTCATGCCCTTGTGCGGTTATCCACTTATTCCCACGATCCGGAGCTTCTTAGTGCCGGAGCAGCCATTGAGCAGCTTAAGCTGGGGCAGGTGCTGTATATTCACGGTGGTTGGCAGGCTCTGGTGAACAGCTTAATTGAGCAAGCGCATCGTGCCGGTGTTGTAATTCAGAAGAGCTCACCCGTGAGGGAAATTACGGGAAGCTATCCTCAGATGAACGTTGGCCTAAAAGACGGCATGCAGATTACAACACGTCACGTTCTTTCTACCGCAGGACCGAAGGATACGATGGCGATGCTGCAACCAGCCCTTACCTCAGCGGAAGCCGAGGCTTACAACAAGCTTATTCCTGTTCGTGCCGCTTGTCTTGATCTCGTTGTATCCGGTATGCCTTTGCCCAAAAAGAATTTTGTACTAGGCGTCGATGAGCCGTGGTACTATTCCAACCATTCCGCCGCATCTTCGCTATCCGATCATCCGGGCTACTCTGTCGTGCATGTAATGAAGTATTTATCTTCTAGCACCCCATCAGAACCCAAGCAAGATGAGCTTGAGCTGGAAGGCTTCCTCGATCGCATTCAACCGGGGTGGCGGAAGCATGTCATTCAGCAGCGCTTTCTGCCTCGAATGCTCGTCTCGCATGGCATCGTCACTGCTGCGAGCGGCGGTCTGTCTGGCAGACCGGGACCTGCGGTGGAGGGGCGGCCAGGTCTGTATGTTGCCGGTGATTGGGTTGGGTCTACAGGAATGCTGCTACAAGCGTCGCTAGCCAGCGCGAAAGAAGCAGCGCAAACCATGTTAAGGTGA
- a CDS encoding RNA polymerase sigma-70 factor has translation MELDTVYHSYRPLLLSIAYRMLGSVTYAEDLVQDVFVTIQQQSIHKEGSAVQNLKAYLCKIVTNRCLDYLKSARHQREVYVGPWLPEPLLHAYSDSSSAAAATAEDPLQTIVLEDSISYAFLVLLDRLTPIERAVFVLREAFEYDYSDIADFVNKTEQSCRKTYSRLKRKIQQESPVDLIPSKQSEQLVLSFLQATATGDMGRLLSLLSEDIVLYSDGGGKVYAAIKPIISVHRVLAFIQGLASKDGGMGSVSLVTINGQLGVILRTPSEPIPTVVSFAVKDDRIQEMYVIRNPDKLRHLNL, from the coding sequence ATGGAACTCGACACTGTATACCATTCGTACCGGCCGCTTCTTCTGTCCATCGCCTATCGAATGCTGGGGTCTGTCACCTATGCCGAGGATTTGGTGCAAGATGTATTTGTTACGATACAGCAGCAATCCATCCATAAGGAAGGCAGTGCTGTTCAAAACCTGAAAGCTTATTTATGTAAAATCGTCACAAACCGCTGTCTGGATTATTTGAAGTCCGCTCGACATCAAAGAGAGGTTTACGTCGGCCCTTGGCTGCCAGAACCGCTCCTGCATGCTTACTCAGATTCCTCAAGCGCAGCTGCTGCCACAGCAGAGGACCCGCTCCAAACGATCGTTCTGGAGGATAGTATTTCGTACGCATTCTTGGTGCTGCTGGACCGGCTGACGCCCATCGAACGAGCCGTATTCGTGCTTCGGGAAGCTTTCGAATATGACTATTCGGATATCGCGGACTTTGTGAACAAAACAGAGCAAAGCTGCCGGAAGACTTACAGTCGTCTTAAACGAAAAATTCAACAAGAATCACCTGTGGATCTTATTCCAAGCAAGCAGTCTGAGCAGCTTGTACTGAGCTTCCTTCAAGCGACGGCAACGGGTGATATGGGAAGGCTTTTGAGCTTGCTTTCGGAGGACATTGTGCTTTACAGCGATGGAGGCGGTAAAGTCTACGCTGCGATCAAACCTATTATTTCGGTCCATCGAGTACTTGCCTTTATTCAAGGGCTTGCATCCAAGGACGGCGGTATGGGTAGCGTAAGTCTGGTCACAATCAACGGACAGCTTGGCGTTATCTTACGCACACCTTCCGAGCCTATTCCAACGGTTGTCAGCTTCGCCGTAAAAGATGACCGTATTCAAGAGATGTACGTCATTCGCAATCCGGATAAGCTGCGGCATCTGAATTTGTAA
- a CDS encoding GAF domain-containing protein — protein sequence MFQTTAYTGSKEDNYKTVISQLRALLEGENDQIANLANASALLGSFLSDINWVGFYLFKQNELVLGPFQGLPACVRISLGKGVCGTSAQKRETIRVADVHEFPGHIACDAASNSEIVIPILRDNDLIGVLDIDSPSKSRFDETDQLYLEQFVQTLAAYL from the coding sequence ATGTTTCAGACTACGGCCTATACAGGCTCAAAAGAAGACAATTATAAAACCGTGATCAGCCAGCTAAGAGCACTTCTAGAGGGTGAAAACGATCAAATCGCCAATTTGGCGAATGCGTCGGCGCTGCTCGGCTCGTTTCTAAGCGATATTAATTGGGTAGGCTTCTACCTATTCAAGCAAAATGAGCTTGTTTTAGGACCTTTTCAAGGATTGCCAGCATGTGTTCGCATTTCGCTTGGCAAAGGTGTTTGCGGCACATCCGCACAAAAGCGTGAAACGATTCGGGTAGCGGACGTGCACGAATTTCCCGGGCATATCGCCTGTGATGCGGCGTCCAATTCCGAGATTGTAATTCCAATCCTGCGCGATAACGACCTGATCGGTGTGTTGGACATTGACAGTCCCAGCAAAAGCAGATTCGACGAAACGGATCAGCTCTATCTGGAGCAGTTCGTCCAGACCTTGGCAGCGTACCTGTAA
- a CDS encoding SDR family oxidoreductase, with amino-acid sequence MGVQTMQKPKMLLPDLKDKVAVVTGAGSGIGRAAALMLAQQGMKVCLADLKDERRDQTVQEILSTGGQAISVDVDVADPIRVAEAFEEVAHAWGRLDFVFANAGINGVLAPIEDMKPEDWDRTLSVNLKGTFLCVKHAVPHMKEQGGSIVITSSINGSRKFSGFGMSAYSASKAGQVAFAKMAALELARYKIRVNAICPGSIKTNIGENTQPTPELQKIKIPVNYPEGSQPLEHAPGMPEQVADLVAFLASEASSHITGTELFIDGAESLL; translated from the coding sequence ATGGGTGTACAGACAATGCAAAAACCAAAGATGCTGCTGCCGGATCTTAAGGATAAAGTGGCAGTCGTGACCGGAGCGGGCTCCGGTATTGGAAGAGCTGCGGCGCTGATGCTGGCTCAGCAGGGCATGAAAGTATGCCTTGCAGACCTCAAGGATGAGCGGCGAGATCAGACGGTGCAGGAAATTTTGAGCACCGGCGGACAAGCCATCAGTGTGGACGTCGACGTTGCCGACCCAATACGGGTGGCTGAAGCGTTTGAAGAAGTGGCACACGCATGGGGAAGGCTGGACTTCGTTTTCGCCAATGCAGGGATTAACGGTGTACTGGCGCCGATCGAAGACATGAAGCCGGAGGACTGGGACCGCACGCTCTCGGTGAATTTGAAAGGTACGTTCTTGTGTGTGAAGCATGCAGTGCCGCATATGAAGGAGCAAGGCGGCAGCATTGTGATCACAAGTTCTATTAATGGGAGCCGCAAATTTTCGGGCTTTGGGATGTCGGCTTACAGCGCCTCTAAGGCTGGTCAGGTTGCGTTTGCAAAAATGGCCGCATTGGAGCTGGCCCGCTATAAGATTCGGGTAAACGCCATCTGTCCCGGGTCAATCAAAACCAATATCGGAGAGAATACGCAGCCTACGCCGGAGCTGCAGAAAATCAAAATTCCGGTCAACTACCCAGAAGGCAGCCAGCCCTTGGAGCATGCGCCGGGGATGCCGGAGCAGGTAGCCGATCTGGTAGCCTTTTTGGCTTCCGAGGCATCCAGTCATATTACGGGGACCGAGCTGTTTATTGACGGTGCGGAATCGCTGCTGTAA
- a CDS encoding transglycosylase domain-containing protein, with protein MEQQRETTGPLPQRSGSLLRSILKSKRLWGYISGALLLIGVMAVGSAYWYIKNLDVSKLNQPLPAPTMLFDRNGHPASQLSASKIDPVPLSQMPKSLTDAVLAVEDKRFYEHSGVDLQAIGRAVVRDILQGGYTEGASTITQQLAKNMFLSTDKTLSRKLREAAYAIKIDMAYRKDEILETYLNSIYFGEGSWGVQGASTTYFGKNVKDLTLAESALLAALPKAPSRYSPQNNQEEAMERRNTVLALMRDQGKITEEAYQGAANEPITIVAEQTADDLKGKYPAYVDAVIQEAVDQYGFTEEQLLTGGLRITTELDPKVQQAVLDVYQDDQLFPQGDAKQLVQSGAVVLDQRSGGIRAVAGGRGNSVFRGFSHATQIQRQPGSSLKPIMVYGPALEKGYTPSSLLYDGPLNINGYQPEDWDHQSRGQVTMDEAVIRSWNVPPVWLLDQIGIDSGLQFSSKLGIDLPKEDRQLAAALGGLSQGVSPLQMAQAFSAFANQGALCGAHTIAKIATSNGQVLIEAKPQCKSVMQSATAAAMTSMLQHAVISGTGKNAAMNRPVAGKSGTTQLPDTKEFAGLDSNAAKDAWFAGYTPELTAAIWVGYDRTDRQHYLTTSGGAVPAVLFREIMTRSLAEVPIVPFDLSAYQPETPDVSQPEHDKPEKNDRQNPREKKKAKGKQGH; from the coding sequence ATGGAACAACAACGAGAAACAACAGGGCCGCTTCCACAGAGGAGCGGTTCTTTGCTGCGTTCGATATTGAAGAGTAAACGGCTGTGGGGTTATATCTCGGGAGCATTGCTGCTCATCGGCGTAATGGCCGTCGGTTCGGCGTACTGGTATATCAAGAACCTGGACGTTTCGAAGCTGAATCAACCGCTGCCTGCGCCTACTATGCTGTTTGACCGCAATGGCCATCCTGCCTCGCAGCTATCTGCTTCGAAGATCGATCCCGTCCCTTTGTCACAAATGCCAAAAAGCTTGACGGATGCAGTGCTTGCTGTAGAGGATAAGCGATTTTATGAGCATTCCGGCGTGGATCTCCAAGCCATCGGCCGTGCAGTGGTGCGGGATATTCTTCAAGGAGGATATACCGAGGGAGCAAGTACGATTACGCAGCAATTAGCCAAAAATATGTTTCTAAGTACGGATAAAACGCTAAGCCGCAAGCTACGTGAGGCTGCTTACGCTATCAAAATCGATATGGCTTACAGAAAGGACGAAATTCTTGAAACGTATTTGAACAGCATTTATTTCGGGGAAGGAAGCTGGGGTGTGCAAGGCGCGTCAACAACATATTTCGGCAAAAACGTGAAGGATCTAACCCTTGCAGAATCAGCCCTGCTGGCAGCGCTGCCGAAAGCACCTAGCCGATATTCACCGCAAAATAATCAAGAAGAAGCAATGGAGCGGCGGAATACCGTGCTTGCATTGATGCGTGATCAAGGTAAAATTACCGAAGAAGCTTATCAAGGAGCTGCTAACGAGCCAATCACGATCGTAGCGGAGCAAACTGCCGATGACTTAAAGGGCAAATATCCCGCTTATGTGGATGCCGTCATTCAAGAAGCAGTGGATCAATACGGGTTTACGGAGGAACAGCTGCTTACAGGTGGGCTGAGGATTACGACGGAGCTTGATCCGAAGGTTCAGCAAGCTGTATTGGATGTATATCAGGATGACCAATTATTCCCGCAAGGGGATGCCAAGCAGCTGGTACAGAGCGGCGCTGTCGTGCTGGATCAGCGAAGCGGAGGAATTCGGGCGGTTGCAGGAGGACGGGGAAACAGCGTCTTTCGAGGATTCAGCCATGCGACGCAGATTCAGCGTCAGCCGGGTTCAAGCCTGAAGCCGATTATGGTGTATGGACCCGCATTAGAGAAGGGTTACACACCTTCAAGCCTGCTTTACGATGGACCGCTGAATATAAACGGTTACCAGCCCGAAGACTGGGACCATCAATCCCGTGGACAAGTGACGATGGATGAAGCGGTGATTCGTTCATGGAATGTGCCTCCGGTTTGGCTGCTGGATCAGATCGGCATCGATAGCGGGCTGCAGTTTTCGTCCAAACTGGGCATAGACTTGCCGAAGGAAGATCGGCAGTTGGCTGCAGCTCTAGGAGGCTTATCTCAAGGCGTCTCACCACTGCAAATGGCGCAGGCGTTCAGCGCATTCGCCAACCAAGGCGCGCTGTGCGGGGCACATACGATTGCGAAGATTGCAACATCGAACGGGCAAGTGCTCATTGAGGCGAAGCCGCAATGCAAGTCCGTCATGCAGTCCGCAACAGCCGCGGCTATGACTTCCATGCTGCAGCATGCCGTTATTAGCGGAACTGGGAAGAATGCCGCTATGAACCGTCCTGTAGCCGGCAAATCCGGTACGACTCAGCTCCCCGATACGAAGGAATTTGCTGGGCTGGACAGCAATGCGGCCAAGGATGCATGGTTCGCGGGATATACACCGGAGCTGACAGCTGCCATCTGGGTAGGCTATGACCGCACGGATCGCCAGCATTATTTAACCACATCGGGAGGCGCCGTTCCTGCTGTCCTGTTTCGGGAAATCATGACCCGATCATTAGCAGAAGTTCCCATAGTTCCGTTTGATTTAAGCGCTTATCAACCTGAAACCCCGGATGTTTCTCAGCCTGAGCATGACAAACCAGAGAAAAACGACCGCCAGAATCCTCGTGAAAAAAAGAAAGCAAAAGGGAAACAAGGGCACTGA
- a CDS encoding YciI family protein, producing the protein MFLVMLTYKVPIEEVERHLESHGTYLDQQYAAKRFICSGRKVPRTGGVILANVPAREELDRILSQDPFYQHDIAEYEIIEFQPTKYDERFQAFIP; encoded by the coding sequence ATGTTTCTTGTCATGTTAACCTATAAGGTGCCGATTGAAGAGGTAGAGCGCCATTTGGAGAGTCACGGCACCTATTTGGATCAGCAGTATGCGGCAAAGCGCTTTATTTGTTCGGGGAGGAAGGTGCCAAGAACTGGTGGAGTGATACTAGCCAATGTGCCTGCAAGAGAAGAACTGGATCGGATTCTGAGTCAGGATCCTTTTTATCAGCATGACATCGCCGAATATGAAATCATTGAGTTCCAGCCAACCAAGTACGACGAAAGATTCCAGGCCTTTATTCC